A region from the Serinibacter arcticus genome encodes:
- the cysS gene encoding cysteine--tRNA ligase: MTLHLYDSATRSVREFIPLTPGRVGMYVCGATVQGEPHVGHLRSAVAFDVLVRWLRRSGYDVTLVRNVTDIDDKILTKAGEADRPWWAWAYTHERMFTAAYEAIGIEAPTYEPRATGHVTDMVELMTRLVERGHAYVGDAGNVWFDVRSLPEYGSLTRQLLENLSVDGSADAAPDKRSPHDFALWKAPRAAEPATASWDTPYGRGRPGWHLECSAMARRYLGESFDIHGGGIDLRFPHHENEQAQSRAAGYGFAQYWLHNAWVTSGGEKMSKSLGNYLSVTAVLERTAPAVLRFALAGVHYRSTVEFSDATLAEAAATWERLVGFVTRAAEATAEATSDAVASVELPADFVAAMDDDVNVAAAIAVVHEHVRRGNAALAAGESEAAGSAALQVRGMLDVLGLDPLAHLWHGADGSGAVQDALGSLVESVLAQRRAAREAKDWTRADELRDVLTAAGVVVEDAAGGARWTIKGQ, translated from the coding sequence GTGACCCTGCACCTGTACGACTCCGCCACGCGCTCCGTGCGCGAGTTCATCCCCCTCACCCCCGGTCGGGTCGGGATGTACGTCTGCGGGGCCACGGTCCAGGGCGAGCCGCACGTCGGTCACCTGCGCTCCGCCGTCGCCTTCGACGTCCTCGTGCGCTGGCTGCGCCGCTCCGGCTACGACGTCACGCTCGTGCGCAACGTCACCGACATCGACGACAAGATCCTCACGAAGGCCGGGGAGGCCGACCGCCCGTGGTGGGCCTGGGCCTACACCCACGAGCGGATGTTCACCGCCGCCTACGAGGCGATCGGCATCGAGGCGCCGACCTACGAGCCCCGTGCCACCGGCCACGTCACCGACATGGTCGAGCTGATGACGCGGCTGGTCGAGCGCGGCCACGCCTACGTCGGTGACGCCGGCAACGTGTGGTTCGACGTGCGCTCGCTGCCCGAGTACGGCTCGCTGACCCGCCAGCTGCTGGAGAACCTCAGCGTCGACGGCAGCGCCGACGCCGCACCGGACAAGCGCAGTCCGCACGACTTCGCGCTCTGGAAGGCGCCGCGCGCCGCCGAGCCGGCGACGGCGTCCTGGGACACCCCGTACGGCCGCGGCCGGCCCGGGTGGCACCTGGAGTGCTCCGCGATGGCACGCCGCTACCTCGGCGAGAGCTTCGACATCCACGGCGGCGGCATCGACCTGCGCTTCCCCCACCACGAGAACGAGCAGGCCCAGAGCCGCGCGGCCGGCTACGGGTTCGCGCAGTACTGGCTGCACAACGCCTGGGTCACCTCCGGCGGCGAGAAGATGAGCAAGTCGCTCGGCAACTACCTGTCCGTGACGGCGGTGCTCGAGCGCACGGCGCCGGCCGTGCTCAGGTTCGCGCTCGCGGGCGTGCACTACCGCTCGACGGTCGAGTTCTCCGACGCCACGCTCGCCGAGGCGGCCGCGACCTGGGAGCGCCTGGTCGGGTTCGTGACGCGGGCCGCCGAGGCCACGGCGGAGGCGACCTCCGACGCCGTCGCGAGCGTCGAGCTGCCCGCGGACTTCGTCGCCGCGATGGACGACGACGTGAACGTCGCCGCCGCGATCGCCGTCGTGCACGAGCACGTCCGACGGGGCAACGCCGCCCTCGCGGCGGGAGAGTCCGAGGCGGCCGGGAGCGCGGCGCTGCAGGTCCGTGGGATGCTTGACGTTCTCGGCCTGGACCCGCTGGCGCACCTGTGGCACGGTGCGGACGGTTCGGGGGCCGTGCAGGACGCGCTGGGCTCGCTCGTGGAGAGCGTGCTGGCGCAGCGTCGGGCGGCGAGAGAAGCGAAGGACTGGACGCGCGCGGACGAGCTGCGCGACGTCCTGACGGCGGCCGGTGTCGTCGTCGAGGACGCGGCGGGCGGAGCCCGCTGGACGATCAAGGGACAGTGA
- the rlmB gene encoding 23S rRNA (guanosine(2251)-2'-O)-methyltransferase RlmB, protein MAGNSQRRGATRKAGSKKGATVGSGGNRRQGLEGRGPTPKAVDRPYHPAAKRAAAAARRDEKRPASSRQAGRSRSSARAVGDETVYGRNSVVEALRAGVPAKTLYVLSTVEADDRVREILRLALNQGVPLIETTKVELDNLAERGIHQGVLLTVGEYEYAEPEDLIEAALASRTAGLIVALDGVTDTRNLGAIIRSAGAFGAHGVVVPERRSAGVNAAAWKTSAGAAARVPVARATNLTRTLRDFQQAGFFVVGLAGDGSTQIGDLDVADGPVVLVAGAEGKGLSRLVRDTCDVIASIPITSSVESLNASVAASLALYEVARARG, encoded by the coding sequence ATGGCAGGAAACTCCCAGCGGCGGGGCGCGACGCGCAAGGCCGGCAGCAAGAAGGGCGCCACCGTCGGCTCCGGCGGCAACCGTCGGCAGGGTCTCGAGGGACGCGGCCCGACGCCGAAGGCCGTCGACCGTCCGTACCACCCGGCCGCGAAGCGCGCCGCTGCGGCCGCACGCCGCGACGAGAAGCGCCCCGCGAGCTCCCGCCAGGCCGGCCGCAGCCGCAGCTCGGCCCGCGCCGTCGGCGACGAGACGGTCTACGGCCGCAACTCGGTCGTCGAGGCGCTGCGCGCCGGCGTCCCGGCCAAGACGCTCTACGTGCTCTCGACGGTCGAGGCCGACGACCGTGTCCGCGAGATCCTCCGGCTCGCCCTGAACCAGGGCGTGCCCCTGATCGAGACGACCAAGGTCGAGCTCGACAACCTCGCCGAGCGCGGCATCCACCAGGGCGTGCTGCTCACTGTCGGCGAGTACGAGTACGCGGAGCCGGAGGACCTGATCGAGGCGGCGCTCGCCTCGAGGACGGCCGGTCTGATCGTGGCGCTCGACGGCGTCACCGACACCCGCAACCTCGGCGCGATCATCCGCTCGGCCGGTGCCTTCGGCGCCCACGGCGTCGTCGTCCCCGAGCGTCGCTCCGCGGGCGTGAACGCCGCCGCGTGGAAGACCTCGGCCGGTGCGGCCGCCCGGGTGCCCGTCGCCCGCGCGACCAACCTCACCCGCACGCTGCGCGACTTCCAGCAGGCCGGGTTCTTCGTCGTCGGCCTGGCCGGCGACGGCTCGACCCAGATCGGCGACCTCGACGTCGCCGACGGTCCCGTGGTGCTCGTGGCCGGGGCCGAGGGCAAGGGGCTGTCGCGCCTCGTGCGCGACACGTGCGACGTGATCGCCTCGATCCCGATCACCTCCAGCGTGGAGAGCCTCAACGCCTCCGTCGCCGCGTCGCTCGCGCTCTACGAGGTCGCGCGCGCTCGCGGCTGA
- a CDS encoding CarD family transcriptional regulator has product MSFEVGETVVYPHHGAALIEKISTRVLRGEEKIYLTLKIAQGDLKIEVPAENVDLVGVRDVVGREGLDKVFEVLRAEYTEEPTNWSRRYKANVEKIASGDVIKVAEVVRDLSRRDTSRGLSAGEKRMLARARQILVSELALAEKTDEDRAEAILDEVLAS; this is encoded by the coding sequence ATGTCTTTTGAGGTCGGCGAGACTGTTGTCTACCCGCACCACGGTGCGGCTCTCATCGAGAAGATCTCCACGCGCGTGCTGCGCGGCGAGGAGAAGATCTATCTCACTCTCAAGATCGCCCAGGGCGATCTGAAGATCGAGGTCCCGGCAGAGAATGTCGACCTCGTCGGCGTTCGCGACGTCGTGGGCCGCGAAGGGCTCGACAAGGTGTTCGAGGTGCTGCGCGCCGAGTACACCGAGGAGCCCACGAACTGGTCGCGTCGCTACAAGGCGAACGTCGAGAAGATCGCGTCGGGTGATGTCATCAAGGTGGCCGAGGTCGTCCGCGACCTCTCCCGCCGCGACACCAGCCGCGGTCTGTCGGCCGGCGAGAAGCGCATGCTCGCCCGGGCTCGCCAGATCCTGGTGTCCGAGCTCGCGCTCGCCGAGAAGACCGACGAGGACAGGGCCGAGGCCATCCTCGACGAGGTTCTCGCGTCCTGA